The Ruania alba genome has a window encoding:
- a CDS encoding Pls/PosA family non-ribosomal peptide synthetase produces MRQTIPVPAASLLPSLLASDQATPARTLVDIFSESVNAHPEAPALDSGLTQLSYRELAEAAAELADRLTAHGVRRGDRVGVRVSSGTTELYVAILGTLIAGAAYVPVDADDPPERARTVFTEAAVIAIVGNGLEITATAPAVEFATPDGDPPPGTHSAPSVVIAGADASALERTPRPADDAWIIFTSGSTGTPKGVAVSHRSAAAFVDAESRLFLTADPIGPGDRVMAGLSVGFDASCEEMWLAWAHAACLVPAPRSLVRSGVDVGPWLTANDITIVSTVPTLVALWPPSSLERVRLVILGGEAAPAELAARLQGPGREVWNTYGPTEATVVACAAPLDGSDPVRIGLPLDGWDLAVVDHDGVPVAEGETGELIIGGVGLARYLDPDKDAEKYAPVPTLGWARGYRSGDLVRNDPAGLVFAGRADDQIKLGGRRIELGEIDGQLLRLAGVAGAAAAVRTTSAGNQVLVGYLTVEETFDHSAALALLRERMPAALVPRLAVVDTLPTRTSGKVDRDALPWPLPSAPSTTAQWSPTQEWLVGIWRDVLAAEPADAGADFFDLGGGSLTAAQTVGRIRARHPEVAVGDIYAYPTLGALSAYLDSLVQSSTTTTRTNRAVSPIRTRTKVGQILAFYPLRALATLRWIAWLLLAGVLLHPVLSWWPAPPIWLVALTTALFLLPQGRMLVAAGLIRAVLRGIQPGTYPRGGKVHLRYWLAGRIQDELAATGLAGAASITWYARLLGAKIGANVDLHSLPPVTGFLRIGKRACVEPEVDLTGAWIDGDRVHLGRISIAARARIGARSTLGPGATVGRGAEVAAGSFVAGRVRAERLVSGSPAEVTGSARGPWSKRAPAGGRAWVTGYAVIGTFLAALPWCAAAVGALVLWPALRTATDLSHAWATVWPWLPLAALVGYATLMILVIAVVRILAPAIRSGPVPVRSGRGLAVWATVRLMDEARDWLFPLYAGALTPWWLRALGARVGRGVEASTVVLIPKLTQIGDQSFLADDTLVGGYELTGGWLRAERVKIGKRAFLGNSGMAAPGRKIPKASLVAVLSAAPKRGTARAGTSWIGSPPTQLRREGGPADETRTYEPSTRLRVLRGVVETCRVIPLFGSVCLMLVVGTTLLALLGGSADNPWSWTGLIAAVLLGPLVLLLAGLIAAGVTVAAKWLLVGAHRVSEHPLWSGAVWRGELADTFTEVLAARWFCSLAQGTVALNVWFRAMGAKIGDGVWCDTYWLPEPDLVELGAGSCINAGCVVQTHLFHDRVLAMDRVVIGAGATLGPNSVILPAAHLDRDATVGPASLVMRGESVPSRTRWLGNPIGPWEEGA; encoded by the coding sequence ATGCGCCAGACTATCCCCGTGCCCGCCGCCAGCTTGCTGCCCTCGCTGCTCGCCTCCGACCAAGCCACCCCCGCCCGCACCCTGGTCGACATCTTCTCGGAGTCGGTGAACGCCCATCCCGAGGCCCCGGCCCTCGATAGCGGCCTCACCCAGCTCTCCTACCGCGAATTGGCCGAAGCTGCTGCGGAACTGGCCGATCGGCTCACCGCCCACGGCGTGCGCCGCGGGGACCGGGTGGGGGTGCGGGTGAGCTCCGGAACCACGGAGCTGTACGTCGCCATCCTGGGCACCCTGATAGCCGGCGCCGCCTACGTGCCAGTCGACGCGGATGACCCGCCCGAGCGGGCGCGCACCGTCTTCACCGAGGCAGCCGTGATCGCCATCGTGGGCAACGGTCTCGAGATCACGGCCACCGCTCCCGCGGTGGAGTTCGCCACGCCCGACGGCGACCCTCCCCCTGGCACCCACAGTGCACCTTCGGTGGTGATCGCCGGCGCAGACGCGTCCGCCCTCGAGCGCACCCCACGCCCCGCCGATGACGCGTGGATCATCTTCACCTCGGGTTCGACCGGAACGCCCAAAGGCGTCGCCGTCTCCCACCGCAGTGCCGCCGCATTCGTCGATGCCGAATCCCGCCTCTTCCTCACCGCCGACCCGATCGGACCGGGAGACCGGGTGATGGCCGGGCTCTCGGTCGGTTTCGATGCCAGCTGTGAGGAGATGTGGCTCGCCTGGGCGCACGCCGCCTGCCTCGTCCCCGCACCACGCTCGCTGGTGCGCTCCGGCGTGGACGTCGGGCCATGGCTGACGGCCAACGACATCACCATCGTCTCCACAGTGCCCACCCTGGTGGCGCTGTGGCCACCATCGTCGCTGGAACGTGTCCGGCTGGTGATCCTCGGCGGCGAGGCGGCACCGGCCGAGCTCGCCGCCCGGCTGCAGGGGCCCGGTCGCGAGGTGTGGAACACCTACGGCCCCACCGAGGCCACCGTGGTGGCATGCGCAGCACCCCTGGACGGGTCCGATCCGGTCCGGATCGGACTGCCGCTGGACGGGTGGGACCTCGCCGTCGTCGATCACGACGGCGTCCCGGTGGCCGAAGGTGAGACCGGCGAGTTGATCATCGGCGGAGTGGGACTGGCCCGCTACCTCGATCCGGACAAGGACGCCGAGAAGTACGCACCGGTGCCCACCCTGGGCTGGGCGCGCGGATACCGCTCAGGCGACCTGGTCAGGAACGACCCGGCCGGCCTGGTCTTCGCCGGGCGGGCCGACGATCAGATCAAGCTCGGGGGTCGGCGGATCGAGCTCGGCGAGATCGACGGGCAGCTGCTGCGACTGGCCGGGGTGGCCGGCGCCGCCGCCGCCGTGCGCACGACCTCCGCCGGCAACCAGGTGCTGGTCGGCTACCTCACCGTCGAGGAGACCTTCGATCACAGCGCCGCCCTCGCGCTGCTGCGCGAGCGCATGCCGGCGGCACTGGTACCCCGCCTCGCCGTGGTCGACACCCTCCCCACCCGCACGTCCGGCAAGGTGGACCGGGACGCGCTGCCGTGGCCGCTGCCTAGCGCACCGAGCACGACCGCACAGTGGTCACCCACCCAGGAATGGCTGGTGGGCATCTGGCGCGACGTACTCGCCGCGGAACCGGCCGATGCCGGAGCGGACTTCTTCGACCTCGGCGGAGGTTCGCTCACCGCGGCACAGACCGTGGGGCGGATCCGGGCACGCCATCCCGAGGTCGCCGTCGGGGATATCTACGCCTACCCAACCCTCGGCGCGCTGTCGGCCTATCTGGACAGTCTCGTCCAGTCCAGCACGACCACCACACGCACGAACCGAGCCGTCTCCCCCATCCGCACCAGGACGAAGGTGGGGCAGATCCTCGCGTTCTACCCGCTGCGCGCACTGGCGACACTGCGATGGATCGCCTGGCTCCTGCTCGCCGGCGTGCTGCTGCATCCGGTACTCAGCTGGTGGCCGGCGCCCCCGATCTGGCTGGTGGCCCTCACCACTGCACTGTTCCTCCTCCCGCAGGGCCGGATGCTCGTCGCAGCCGGACTGATCCGCGCGGTGCTGCGCGGCATCCAGCCGGGCACCTACCCCCGCGGCGGGAAGGTTCATCTGCGGTACTGGCTGGCCGGCCGGATCCAAGACGAACTGGCCGCGACGGGGCTCGCCGGCGCCGCATCGATCACCTGGTACGCACGCCTGCTCGGCGCCAAGATCGGCGCGAACGTGGATCTGCACTCCCTGCCACCGGTCACCGGCTTCCTCCGGATCGGCAAGCGTGCCTGCGTGGAACCCGAGGTGGATCTGACCGGTGCCTGGATCGACGGTGATCGGGTGCATCTGGGCCGGATCTCGATCGCCGCCCGGGCGCGGATCGGTGCCCGGAGCACGCTCGGCCCAGGGGCCACGGTGGGCCGGGGCGCCGAAGTGGCCGCGGGATCGTTCGTCGCCGGCAGGGTGCGGGCCGAACGGTTGGTCTCCGGATCTCCCGCTGAGGTCACCGGCTCCGCCCGCGGCCCCTGGTCCAAGCGAGCCCCCGCCGGTGGCCGCGCCTGGGTGACGGGCTACGCCGTCATCGGCACGTTCCTGGCCGCCCTGCCCTGGTGCGCCGCGGCGGTCGGTGCGCTGGTGCTGTGGCCGGCGCTGCGCACTGCGACGGACCTGAGCCACGCGTGGGCGACGGTATGGCCGTGGCTGCCGCTGGCCGCGCTGGTCGGATATGCGACCTTGATGATCCTGGTCATCGCCGTCGTGCGGATCCTCGCCCCGGCTATCCGCAGCGGCCCGGTGCCCGTACGCTCCGGGCGGGGGCTGGCCGTGTGGGCCACCGTACGGCTCATGGACGAAGCCCGCGATTGGCTCTTTCCCCTGTATGCCGGGGCACTCACGCCGTGGTGGCTGCGAGCCCTCGGCGCCCGCGTGGGCCGCGGCGTCGAGGCATCCACGGTGGTGCTGATCCCGAAGCTGACACAGATCGGCGACCAGTCCTTCCTCGCGGACGACACGCTCGTCGGCGGCTACGAGCTCACCGGTGGGTGGCTGCGAGCCGAACGCGTGAAGATCGGCAAACGCGCCTTCCTCGGCAACTCCGGGATGGCCGCACCGGGACGGAAGATCCCGAAGGCCTCACTCGTGGCCGTCCTCTCCGCAGCACCCAAGCGCGGCACCGCCCGAGCGGGGACGTCATGGATCGGCAGTCCGCCCACCCAGCTGCGCCGCGAGGGCGGGCCGGCCGACGAGACGCGCACTTACGAACCGAGCACCCGCCTGCGGGTGCTGCGTGGAGTCGTCGAGACCTGCCGGGTGATCCCCCTGTTCGGCTCCGTGTGCCTCATGCTCGTCGTAGGCACCACGCTGCTGGCACTCCTCGGAGGTTCGGCCGATAACCCCTGGTCCTGGACGGGCCTCATCGCCGCGGTGCTGCTCGGCCCGCTGGTCCTGCTGCTCGCCGGCCTGATCGCCGCGGGGGTCACGGTGGCGGCGAAGTGGCTCCTGGTGGGTGCGCACCGCGTCAGCGAGCACCCGCTGTGGAGCGGGGCGGTGTGGCGCGGCGAGCTGGCCGACACCTTCACCGAAGTTCTCGCCGCACGATGGTTCTGCTCCCTGGCACAGGGCACCGTCGCCCTGAACGTGTGGTTCCGCGCCATGGGGGCGAAGATCGGCGACGGCGTCTGGTGCGATACGTACTGGCTTCCCGAACCGGATCTGGTCGAGTTGGGCGCAGGATCGTGCATCAACGCCGGATGCGTGGTGCAGACCCATCTGTTCCACGACCGGGTGCTCGCCATGGACCGCGTGGTCATCGGTGCCGGAGCCACTCTCGGACCGAACAGTGTGATCCTGCCTGCTGCGCATCTCGACCGTGATGCGACAGTGGGACCCGCATCGCTGGTGATGCGCGGTGAATCCGTACCGAGCCGCACCCGGTGGCTCGGCAACCCGATCGGCCCCTGGGAGGAGGGAGCGTGA
- a CDS encoding M1 family metallopeptidase has product MTRPHTPVMPETTDTYMPGHGDPSYAVDHYQLDLTYQPRSNLLGGVAVVRLHTLTETSALRFDLHELRVAKVSVTGATLGKYTRKAKRLTVALKQPAPARSELTIRIEYGGNPRPVRSTTLGEAGWEELTDGVIVASQPHGSPSWFPCNDQARDKARYDVHLTVPADYTAAFSGQTCAVERRGSRRTWTFQQRHPMAPYLASVQIGKYREQSLDGPGVPMRILRPEGLPADAFAASFGRQREMLTCFEDAFGPYPFDSYTCVITDDALEIPLESQALSTFGRNHCSADWGAVRLIAHELSHQWFGNAVTASSWQDIWLHEGFACFSEWVWSEYSGGPRIAEHAAHQHERLSTLPQDLRLSDPGAADMFDDRVYKRGALTLAALRDLIGAQDFGRLLQRWVAQHRGGVVCTEDFVALAEEIGGEPLHGFFDAWLHQAALPAWR; this is encoded by the coding sequence GTGACCCGACCGCACACCCCGGTGATGCCCGAGACGACCGATACCTACATGCCTGGACACGGCGACCCGAGCTACGCCGTCGACCACTACCAGCTGGACCTGACCTACCAACCCCGCAGCAACCTGCTCGGCGGCGTGGCCGTGGTACGGCTGCACACCCTCACCGAGACCTCCGCACTGCGCTTCGACCTGCACGAGCTGCGCGTGGCGAAGGTGTCCGTGACGGGTGCCACGCTCGGCAAGTACACCCGCAAGGCGAAGCGGCTCACCGTCGCCCTGAAGCAGCCCGCGCCCGCCAGATCGGAGCTCACGATCCGCATCGAGTACGGCGGCAACCCCAGGCCGGTGCGCTCGACCACCCTGGGCGAGGCAGGCTGGGAGGAGCTCACCGACGGGGTGATCGTGGCCTCGCAACCGCACGGGTCGCCGTCGTGGTTCCCGTGCAACGACCAGGCGCGGGACAAGGCCCGCTACGACGTACACCTCACCGTGCCCGCCGACTACACCGCGGCCTTCAGCGGCCAGACATGCGCGGTGGAACGCCGTGGCTCACGGCGGACATGGACGTTCCAGCAGCGCCACCCGATGGCGCCGTACCTGGCGTCGGTGCAGATCGGGAAGTACCGGGAGCAGTCGCTGGACGGGCCCGGCGTACCGATGCGGATCCTCCGGCCGGAGGGACTGCCCGCGGACGCGTTCGCGGCATCCTTCGGTCGGCAACGCGAGATGCTGACGTGCTTCGAGGACGCGTTCGGGCCCTACCCGTTCGACTCCTACACCTGCGTGATCACCGACGATGCGTTGGAGATCCCGCTCGAGTCGCAAGCCCTGTCGACCTTCGGACGCAACCACTGCTCGGCCGACTGGGGCGCCGTACGGCTGATCGCGCACGAGCTCTCCCACCAGTGGTTCGGCAATGCCGTGACGGCGAGCTCATGGCAGGACATCTGGCTGCACGAAGGATTCGCCTGCTTCAGCGAGTGGGTGTGGTCGGAGTACTCCGGTGGGCCGAGGATTGCCGAGCATGCGGCCCACCAGCACGAGCGGCTGAGCACCCTGCCCCAGGACCTGCGGCTCAGCGATCCGGGTGCGGCGGACATGTTCGATGATCGCGTCTACAAGCGCGGGGCGCTGACGCTGGCGGCCCTGCGGGATCTGATCGGCGCCCAGGACTTCGGGCGGCTGCTGCAGCGATGGGTCGCGCAGCACCGCGGAGGCGTGGTCTGCACCGAGGATTTCGTCGCGTTGGCCGAGGAGATCGGCGGAGAGCCGCTGCACGGATTCTTCGACGCCTGGCTCCACCAGGCCGCACTGCCTGCGTGGCGCTGA
- a CDS encoding 4'-phosphopantetheinyl transferase superfamily protein — protein sequence MAAPVPTGIPVSVHWHRADLGTDEALRRHLADDLTPMPGADLRIGHLCPRCGGSDHGRPWARAGERTIAVSAARAGGYLVTAAGLPPVARIGVDIERAEAGPIDRALVLHREESGQDVLQVWVAKEAILKMLGVGLSVPMPSIRVADFSVQDLPAPAGLLARVCVSEARPG from the coding sequence ATGGCCGCCCCCGTGCCGACCGGCATCCCTGTCAGCGTGCACTGGCACCGCGCCGACCTCGGCACCGATGAGGCCCTGCGCCGCCACCTTGCCGATGACCTGACGCCCATGCCGGGAGCGGATCTGCGGATCGGCCACCTCTGCCCGCGTTGTGGCGGCTCGGACCACGGCCGCCCCTGGGCGCGCGCCGGCGAGCGCACCATCGCCGTCTCCGCCGCGCGTGCCGGGGGATACCTGGTGACCGCCGCTGGTCTCCCGCCCGTTGCCCGGATCGGGGTCGATATCGAACGTGCCGAAGCGGGCCCCATCGACCGTGCGCTCGTCCTGCACCGGGAGGAGTCAGGTCAGGACGTCCTGCAGGTCTGGGTGGCGAAGGAGGCGATCCTGAAGATGCTCGGTGTGGGGCTGAGCGTGCCGATGCCTTCGATCCGGGTGGCCGACTTCTCGGTGCAGGACCTGCCCGCACCCGCGGGCCTCCTCGCGCGGGTGTGCGTGAGCGAGGCACGCCCCGGCTGA
- a CDS encoding bifunctional aldolase/short-chain dehydrogenase, with protein MTNQAVTDLITRSNRLGADPRNTNYAGGNTSAKGTETDPVTGEAVELCWVKGSGGDLGTLKESGLAVLRLDRLRSLVDVYPGLDREDEMVAAFDYCLHGKGGAAPSIDTAMHGLVDAPHVDHLHPDSGIAIATAADGEALTSTIFGDRVVWVPWRRPGFQLGLDIAEIKEANPQAIGCVLGGHGITAWGDTSEEAEANSLEIIHTAEKYITENGKADPFGAVRPGFEALPEAERRAKAAALAPVIRGIASTDAPQIGHFTDAGVVLDFLASEKLAPLAELGTSCPDHFLRTKVKPLVVDLPADAPVEDVVARLEELHESYRADYAGYYERHASADSPAMRGADPAIVLVPGVGMFSFGKNKQTARVAGEFYVNAINVMRGAESLSTYAPIEESEKFRIEYWALEEAKLQRMPKPKALATRVALVTGAASGIGKAIATRLAAEGACVVIADLNLEAAEEVATELGGPDVAVAVTCDVTDEAQVSALIDAASLAFGGVDLVVNNAGLSISKPLLETSTKDWDLQHDVMARGSFLVAREAARALIAQKLGGDIVYIASKNSLFAGPNNIAYSATKADQAHQVRLLAAELGEHGVRVNGINPDGVVRGSGIFAGGWGAKRAAVYGVKEEELGQYYAQRTLLKREVLPEHVAAAVFALTGGDLSQTTGLHIPVDSGVAAAFLR; from the coding sequence ATGACGAACCAGGCAGTCACCGACCTGATCACCCGTTCCAACCGCCTCGGCGCCGACCCCCGCAACACCAACTACGCGGGCGGCAACACCTCCGCCAAGGGCACCGAGACCGACCCGGTCACCGGCGAAGCCGTCGAGCTGTGCTGGGTGAAGGGCTCCGGCGGTGACCTCGGCACCCTGAAGGAGTCCGGTCTGGCCGTACTCCGCCTGGACCGGCTCCGCTCGCTCGTCGACGTCTACCCCGGACTGGACCGCGAGGACGAGATGGTGGCCGCCTTCGACTACTGCCTGCACGGCAAGGGTGGCGCCGCTCCGAGCATCGACACCGCCATGCACGGACTGGTGGACGCCCCGCACGTGGACCACCTGCACCCCGATTCCGGCATCGCGATCGCCACCGCCGCCGACGGCGAGGCCCTCACCTCGACCATCTTCGGTGACCGCGTGGTGTGGGTGCCGTGGCGCCGCCCCGGGTTCCAGCTTGGGCTCGATATCGCCGAGATCAAGGAGGCCAACCCCCAGGCCATCGGCTGTGTCCTCGGTGGCCACGGCATCACCGCCTGGGGTGACACCTCTGAGGAGGCCGAGGCCAACTCCCTCGAGATCATCCACACCGCGGAGAAGTACATCACCGAGAACGGCAAGGCCGACCCGTTCGGCGCCGTCCGCCCCGGCTTCGAGGCGCTCCCCGAGGCCGAGCGGCGCGCGAAGGCCGCCGCGCTCGCCCCGGTGATCCGCGGTATCGCCTCCACCGACGCCCCGCAGATCGGTCATTTCACCGACGCAGGCGTCGTGCTGGACTTCCTGGCCAGCGAGAAGCTCGCTCCGCTGGCCGAGCTGGGCACCTCCTGCCCGGACCACTTCCTGCGCACCAAGGTCAAGCCGCTCGTGGTGGACCTGCCCGCCGATGCCCCGGTCGAGGACGTGGTGGCCCGGCTGGAGGAACTGCACGAGAGCTACCGCGCCGACTACGCCGGCTACTACGAGCGCCACGCCAGCGCGGACTCGCCAGCGATGCGCGGCGCCGACCCGGCGATCGTGCTGGTCCCCGGCGTCGGGATGTTCTCCTTCGGCAAGAACAAGCAGACCGCGCGGGTGGCCGGTGAGTTCTACGTCAACGCCATCAACGTGATGCGCGGCGCCGAGTCCCTCTCCACCTACGCCCCGATCGAGGAGTCCGAGAAGTTCCGGATCGAGTATTGGGCGCTGGAGGAGGCCAAGCTCCAGCGGATGCCCAAGCCGAAGGCGCTGGCCACCCGGGTGGCCCTGGTCACCGGCGCCGCCTCGGGGATCGGCAAGGCCATCGCCACGCGTCTGGCCGCTGAGGGTGCCTGCGTCGTCATCGCCGACCTCAACCTCGAGGCCGCCGAGGAGGTGGCCACCGAGCTCGGTGGGCCGGACGTCGCCGTCGCCGTGACCTGCGACGTGACCGACGAGGCGCAGGTCAGCGCCCTCATCGACGCCGCCTCGCTCGCCTTCGGTGGCGTGGACCTTGTGGTCAACAACGCCGGCCTGTCCATCTCCAAGCCGCTGCTGGAGACCTCCACGAAGGACTGGGACCTCCAGCACGACGTGATGGCCCGCGGCTCCTTCCTGGTGGCCCGCGAGGCGGCCCGGGCGCTGATCGCGCAGAAGCTCGGCGGCGACATCGTCTACATCGCCTCCAAGAACTCGCTGTTCGCCGGCCCGAACAACATCGCCTACTCGGCCACCAAGGCCGACCAGGCCCACCAGGTGCGGTTGCTCGCCGCCGAACTGGGGGAGCACGGCGTGCGCGTGAACGGCATCAACCCCGACGGTGTGGTGCGCGGTTCCGGCATCTTCGCCGGCGGCTGGGGTGCCAAGCGGGCTGCCGTCTACGGCGTCAAGGAGGAGGAGCTGGGTCAGTACTACGCCCAGCGCACGCTCCTCAAGCGTGAGGTGCTCCCCGAGCACGTGGCGGCGGCCGTCTTCGCCCTCACCGGCGGCGACCTGAGCCAGACCACCGGCCTGCACATCCCGGTGGACTCCGGCGTCGCCGCTGCTTTCCTGCGCTGA
- the rhaI gene encoding L-rhamnose isomerase: MTTSATAAPQVRDALAAQTIELPSWAFGNSGTRFKVFSTPGVPRDPYEKIADVAQVHAYTGAAPRVSLHIPWDLVDDFSALAAYAADLGVQIGAINSNLFQDDDYKLGSLTNPDPAIRKKAIDHHKQCIDVMRATGSTDLKLWLPDGTNYAGQDDIRGRQDRLAESLQEIYAALDPNHRLLIEYKFFEPYFYTMDIPDWGTSLVHCLALGDQAAVVLDTGHHAPGTNIEFIVAQLVRLGKLGAFDFNSRNYADDDLIVGAADPFQLFRIMNEIVTNDALKAEAGVNFMLDQCHNIEPKIPGQIRSVMNVQEATAKALLVDREALREAQTSGDVLGANAVLMDAYNTDVRPLLAEIRAEKGLAEDPYAAFNASGYLDQIAADRVGGQQAGWGA, translated from the coding sequence ATGACCACCTCGGCCACTGCCGCCCCGCAGGTGCGCGACGCCCTCGCTGCCCAGACCATCGAGCTGCCCTCCTGGGCGTTCGGAAACTCCGGCACTCGGTTCAAGGTGTTCTCCACCCCCGGAGTGCCGCGGGATCCGTACGAGAAGATCGCCGACGTGGCGCAGGTGCACGCCTACACCGGCGCCGCCCCGCGGGTGTCGCTGCACATCCCGTGGGACCTGGTGGACGACTTCTCCGCCCTCGCTGCTTATGCTGCCGACCTCGGCGTGCAGATCGGTGCGATCAACTCGAACCTGTTCCAGGACGACGACTACAAGCTCGGCTCGCTGACCAATCCGGACCCGGCCATCCGGAAGAAGGCGATCGACCACCACAAGCAGTGCATCGACGTCATGCGCGCCACCGGGTCCACCGACCTCAAGCTCTGGCTCCCGGACGGCACCAACTACGCCGGCCAGGACGACATCCGGGGCCGGCAGGATCGGCTCGCCGAATCCCTGCAGGAGATCTACGCCGCGCTCGACCCGAACCATCGGCTGCTCATCGAGTACAAGTTCTTCGAGCCGTACTTCTACACGATGGACATCCCCGACTGGGGCACCTCCCTGGTGCACTGTCTCGCCCTGGGTGACCAGGCCGCCGTCGTGCTCGACACCGGCCACCACGCGCCGGGAACGAACATCGAGTTCATCGTCGCCCAGCTCGTCCGCCTCGGGAAGCTCGGCGCGTTCGACTTCAACTCCCGCAACTATGCCGATGACGACCTGATCGTCGGAGCGGCCGACCCCTTCCAGCTGTTCCGGATCATGAACGAGATCGTCACCAATGACGCGCTCAAGGCGGAGGCGGGCGTGAACTTCATGCTCGACCAGTGCCACAACATCGAACCGAAGATCCCCGGCCAGATCCGCTCGGTGATGAACGTTCAGGAAGCCACCGCTAAGGCGCTGCTGGTGGACCGCGAGGCCTTGCGCGAGGCGCAGACCTCCGGTGACGTACTCGGTGCCAACGCCGTGCTGATGGACGCCTACAACACCGACGTGCGCCCGCTGCTCGCCGAGATCCGCGCCGAGAAGGGGCTGGCCGAAGACCCCTACGCCGCCTTCAACGCCTCCGGATACCTCGACCAGATCGCCGCCGACCGGGTCGGCGGGCAGCAGGCCGGCTGGGGCGCCTGA